Proteins found in one Triticum urartu cultivar G1812 chromosome 4, Tu2.1, whole genome shotgun sequence genomic segment:
- the LOC125554389 gene encoding RING-H2 finger protein ATL65-like isoform X1, whose translation MTSPAGPSSMGMNTVTTVMAFSVSAFFVLFVFTRLFCARIHLRAAAAEHAAAAQASDAVSFPAIHVRHPSSSYVPQAHYRSIANLQLVFVGQVERGIRGMEPSMVTTFPTAKFGTGDDSQRPPAQEESQCTVCLEEYEAKDVVRVLPYCGHAFHAACIDTWLRQHPTCPICRSTTKHRAAAGTMPPVYYAVAMAPPPFQAPTSSSDQGALQQADAATAAVGAEHMDVTSSRLELEIVISDESASSGATCPIATLAPPFQVPTSSSDHDALREANPATASVTAAVGTDRMDVLSTRLEIVISDEPASSDAPCQSTASEEHPCAETRRQSSQGNAWEHRQC comes from the exons atgACCTCGCCGGCGGGGCCGAGCAGCATGGGCATGAACACGGTGACCACGGTGATGGCCTTCTCCGTCAGCGCCTTCTTCGTGCTCTTCGTCTTCACCAGGCTCTTCTGCGCGCGCATCCACCTCAGGGCCGCCGCGGCGGAGCACGCCGCTGCCGCCCAGGCCAGCGACGCCGTGTCCTTCCCGGCCATTCACGTTAGGCATCCTTCCTCCTCGTACGTGCCGCAAGCACACTACCGTTCTATTGCGAATTTACAACTTGTATTTGTTGGGCAGGTGGAGCGCGGCATCCGTGGGATGGAGCCGTCCATGGTGACCACCTTCCCGACGGCCAAGTTCGGGACCGGCGACGACTCGCAGCGGCCGCCCGCTCAGGAGGAGTCACA GTGCACGGTGTGCCTGGAGGAGTACGAGGCCAAGGACGTGGTGCGCGTGCTGCCCTACTGCGGCCACGCCTTCCACGCCGCCTGCATCGACACCTGGCTCCGGCAGCACCCCACCTGCCCCATATGCCGCTCCACCACCAagcaccgcgccgccgccgggaCAATGCCGCCCGTGTACTACGCCGTcgccatggcgccgccgccgtTCCAGGCGCCGACATCTTCGTCAGATCAGGGCGCACTGCAGCAAGCAGACGCAGCCACGGCGGCGGTGGGCGCGGAGCACATGGACGTAACGTCCAGCCGTCTGGAGCTGGAGATCGTTATTTCCGACGAGTCGGCCTCCTCCGGCGCCACCTGTCCGATCGCGACCCTTGCTCCGCCATTCCAGGTCCCGACGTCTTCGTCGGACCACGACGCGCTGCGCGAAGCAAACCCAGCCACGGCGTCGGTGACTGCGGCGGTGGGCACAGACCGTATGGACGTGTTGTCCACCCGTTTGGAGATCGTTATTTCCGACGAGCCGGCCTCCTCCGACGCTCCCTGTCAGAGCACGGCCAGTGAGGAGCATCCTTGTGCCGAGACGAGGAGGCAGAGCTCGCAGGGCAATGCGTGGGAGCATCGCCAGTGCTGA
- the LOC125554389 gene encoding RING-H2 finger protein ATL2-like isoform X2, whose amino-acid sequence MTSPAGPSSMGMNTVTTVMAFSVSAFFVLFVFTRLFCARIHLRAAAAEHAAAAQASDAVSFPAIHVERGIRGMEPSMVTTFPTAKFGTGDDSQRPPAQEESQCTVCLEEYEAKDVVRVLPYCGHAFHAACIDTWLRQHPTCPICRSTTKHRAAAGTMPPVYYAVAMAPPPFQAPTSSSDQGALQQADAATAAVGAEHMDVTSSRLELEIVISDESASSGATCPIATLAPPFQVPTSSSDHDALREANPATASVTAAVGTDRMDVLSTRLEIVISDEPASSDAPCQSTASEEHPCAETRRQSSQGNAWEHRQC is encoded by the exons atgACCTCGCCGGCGGGGCCGAGCAGCATGGGCATGAACACGGTGACCACGGTGATGGCCTTCTCCGTCAGCGCCTTCTTCGTGCTCTTCGTCTTCACCAGGCTCTTCTGCGCGCGCATCCACCTCAGGGCCGCCGCGGCGGAGCACGCCGCTGCCGCCCAGGCCAGCGACGCCGTGTCCTTCCCGGCCATTCAC GTGGAGCGCGGCATCCGTGGGATGGAGCCGTCCATGGTGACCACCTTCCCGACGGCCAAGTTCGGGACCGGCGACGACTCGCAGCGGCCGCCCGCTCAGGAGGAGTCACA GTGCACGGTGTGCCTGGAGGAGTACGAGGCCAAGGACGTGGTGCGCGTGCTGCCCTACTGCGGCCACGCCTTCCACGCCGCCTGCATCGACACCTGGCTCCGGCAGCACCCCACCTGCCCCATATGCCGCTCCACCACCAagcaccgcgccgccgccgggaCAATGCCGCCCGTGTACTACGCCGTcgccatggcgccgccgccgtTCCAGGCGCCGACATCTTCGTCAGATCAGGGCGCACTGCAGCAAGCAGACGCAGCCACGGCGGCGGTGGGCGCGGAGCACATGGACGTAACGTCCAGCCGTCTGGAGCTGGAGATCGTTATTTCCGACGAGTCGGCCTCCTCCGGCGCCACCTGTCCGATCGCGACCCTTGCTCCGCCATTCCAGGTCCCGACGTCTTCGTCGGACCACGACGCGCTGCGCGAAGCAAACCCAGCCACGGCGTCGGTGACTGCGGCGGTGGGCACAGACCGTATGGACGTGTTGTCCACCCGTTTGGAGATCGTTATTTCCGACGAGCCGGCCTCCTCCGACGCTCCCTGTCAGAGCACGGCCAGTGAGGAGCATCCTTGTGCCGAGACGAGGAGGCAGAGCTCGCAGGGCAATGCGTGGGAGCATCGCCAGTGCTGA